The genomic interval ACGGGGGTGACCTTCGCCATACTGGGCCAGGGCCTTAGGGAGGGGCGTCTCCACATCCTGCTACGGGGAGACGGCATCGACCGGAGGAGCACGTCCCACCTCCTCAGCCAACGGTTGGCCGAGAGGATGGGCGTCCCTGTGGTAGTGGAGTGGGCCCCCAGCCTCCCCCTGCGCTGGAAGGGGGTGCCGCCCATCCTCGAGGAGGGGCACTGGCAGGGGAGCTGAGATGTCCAAGCTGTCCCTAGGCATGCTCTCCGCCTTCTGGCCCGAAGGGGTGTTCCGGTATGCCGGCGTCCCCCTGCATACGGTGGTGGAGGCCTGTGTGCGGCGCCCTGCCTCATCGTGGCGCTCAGCCGTAGCCCTGGTGGGCCCCCATGGCGCCTCCCTGACGTACCAGGAGTTGCTCAGGGAGGTGGAGCGGGCGGCGGCCGCCCTGCGGGCCTACCTAGCGCCTGGCCAGCGAGTGGGCATCGCCCTAACTTCGGCGGTGGAGGAGGTGGTCTGGCTCTTGGCCGCCACCGAGGCGGGGGCCATCGTCTGCCTCGGGGGGACGGGGGCGGAGGTGGTCATCTCGCCACAGCCGCTGCCAGGGAAGACGACCCTTTCCCCGTCTGCTCTCCTCTCTAAGGTTGAGGAGCAAGCGCCAGCGGCCCGCCCGGACCTGCGCTCGCCTCGCCTGGTGCTGCCTTCAGTCCATGGCGAGGCCTTATATAGCCACCGCAACCTGGTGGCCGCCGCCCTATCATGGGCCGCCTTCTTCGAGCTAGCCGACGATGTAAAGGTGGCCTTGGCGCTCCCCCCTAGCGACTGGCTGAGCGTCACGGCCTTACTAGCCATCCTCACGAAGGGTGGGACGGCCTACTTAGCCTGGGGCCCTTCCGCTGAGGCGGCGGATGTAGACTACCTGGTGGCCCCCTGGTGGGCTCTTGAGGAGGGCCGGGCCGACATTTGGCGGGGCCATGTGCGAGTAGGGGTGTTGGCCGGCATCGAGGGGTGGTTCTCACCCTGGAGGCGCCGGCGTCTCTCCTCTACGCTGCGGGCCCCTCTCCTCACCGTCCTGGGGCGCAACGACCTGGGGCCCGTGCTGGCCTCTCATCCTGAGTGGTTCCTTTGGGAAGCAGTAGGCATCCATATAAGCAACGTGGACACCCGGCCGCTGGACCCTGCCGATGGCCACCCCCTTTCCCTGGGCTGGGACGTGATCGAGGTGGCGGAGATGGGCGTCAAGTCCCCCATGGTGCCTGAAGGGGCGGAGACGGTGCAAGAGGGATGGGCCCGCACCCGTCTTATGGCAGCCATCGACCCCTCGGGCCTCTTCTTCCTTCGCGGACGCCTATGAGCGTCTCCCAAGCCATCGTCTGGACGATGGGTCCCCTTATGCGGAGGGAGCACGGCCCCCCATACACAAGCCCTCCTCACATCACTCATCCCATAGCTTCCGGGATTGACATAGCCCCATCTCCGTAGTATTTTCATGGCAGACCGTTTCCTAAAGGAAACAATGGGCACGGTAAGGGAGCGAAAGAGGGAGGAGGTGGTGGCCACCTCCCTGCAGCTGTTGGCGCGGCGTCTGCGGCAGGCGCGTCAGGAGGCGGGGATCTCCCTCCGGGAGCTGGCGAAGCGGGCGGGGGTGGCAGCCAGCACCATTCAGAAGATAGAGCGGGGGAGGCTGGTGCCCAGCGTGGCCGTCACGGTGCGGCTGGCGGAGGCCCTCGGCCGCCGCCCTAGCTATTTCATCGATGGCCACATGGCGGACGATGTAGAGGTTCGTCTGGTGCCCAAAGGCCAGGGGCGGGTGGTGGCCAGCCCTGGCAGCCCCATTTTCTTCGAGCGGATAGCCGAGCCCCTCGCCGAGCCCCAGATGGAGGCCTTCCGGGTGGTGGTGCAACCCGGGGGGCACAGTGGCGCCGAGACGGCCATTGCCTATCATGGGGAGGAGGTGGTGGTCTGCCTGAGAGGACAGCTGTTGTTCGAGGTGGCGGGCCAGAGCTACCTCTTGGGTCCGGGCGATACCCTGCACTTCAAGGGGCACCTGCCCCATACATGGCGCAATCCGGGGCCCGAGGAGGCGGAGATGCTCATGGTCTGCGCTTTCCTCTCTCCAGGGAGGTGAGAGATGGACGGCCCTTATGCTCGCGGCGGGAAGAACATCGATAAGGAAGAAAAGACGTAGGAGGCAAGGGAGAGATGGTGGACTTCGGCATGTTGCACCTTTTCGAGCATCCATCTGGCAGAACTGAGAAGCAGGTGCTGGAGGAGCAGTTGGACATCATGGTGCAGGCCGAGGACTATGGCTTTCACTCGGTGTGGCCGGCCGAGCACCACTTCAGCGAGTATGGCTATTGTGCCTCCCCAGCGGTCCATCTCGCTTATGTGGCTGCCCGCACTAAGCGGCTACGACTAGGGACAGGGGTGGTGGTGCTACCTCTTAACCACCCCATCCGGGTGGCCGAGGATTACGCCACCCTGGACCTCATCTCCGGCGGTCGGGTGGAGCTGGGGCTGGGCCGGGGCTACCAGCCTCATGAGTTCAAAGGCTACGGGGTGGACCAGACCAAGAGCCGCCAGATCTTTTACGAGGGAGTGGAGGTGCTGATGCGCGCCTGGACGCAGGAGCGCTTCAGCTACCACGGTCAGTTTTATCAAATGGAGGACCTGGAGGTGCGTCCCAAGCCCTTGCAGAAGCCCCACCCCCCCATTTGGATGGCTGCCCTCTCTGACGATTCCTTCGCCCTCTGTGGTAAGTACGGTTTCAATCTGTTGACGGCCTTCGCCTTTGGGGCAGACGTGACCCGTATCCACAACAACATCGAGAGGTGGCGGCAAGCCTTGCAGGACGGAGGGCGCGACCCGTCCCAGTACCGCATCGGCTGTCTGGCCATGACCTACGTGGCGGAGACCACTCAGCAGGCGCTGGAGGACTTCGCCGAGCCCGTCCTGTGGTACTATCATACCTTCGCCAAGTATGTGGCCCCACCTCCTGGCCATCCACCCATCCCGACCTATGAGCTCTACACCCTCACACGGGACTTCGTCAGCTCCGTGACGTGGGAGGACCTGGTGCGCCGAGGGGCGGTGGTGGTGGGCAGCCCAGACCAGGTGGTGGACCGCATCGGCCAGATCGTGGAGGCCACAGGCATCTCCCTCTATCTGGCCTGGATCCGCATCGGCGGTCTAGATCACAAGAAGGTGCTACGGAGCATGGAGCTTATGGCCTCGCGGGTGATGCCCCAGCTGAAGGCTTTGGGGGCGGCAGCAGGCTAGGGCCTAGTAGGGGGTGGGGCTGCAGCCCCACCCCCCCTTTTAGACGGAACTTCGCAGACTGGAGGGGGCGATGAGGGCGGCTGTTCTCTACGAGGTGGGCAGGCCTCTACAAATAGAGGAGGTGGAGCTGGCAGGGCCCGGCCCCCACGAGGTGTTGGTCCGCATTGTGGCCTCCGGCGTCTGCCATTCCGA from Dehalococcoidia bacterium carries:
- a CDS encoding AMP-binding protein; protein product: MSKLSLGMLSAFWPEGVFRYAGVPLHTVVEACVRRPASSWRSAVALVGPHGASLTYQELLREVERAAAALRAYLAPGQRVGIALTSAVEEVVWLLAATEAGAIVCLGGTGAEVVISPQPLPGKTTLSPSALLSKVEEQAPAARPDLRSPRLVLPSVHGEALYSHRNLVAAALSWAAFFELADDVKVALALPPSDWLSVTALLAILTKGGTAYLAWGPSAEAADVDYLVAPWWALEEGRADIWRGHVRVGVLAGIEGWFSPWRRRRLSSTLRAPLLTVLGRNDLGPVLASHPEWFLWEAVGIHISNVDTRPLDPADGHPLSLGWDVIEVAEMGVKSPMVPEGAETVQEGWARTRLMAAIDPSGLFFLRGRL
- a CDS encoding XRE family transcriptional regulator; this encodes MGTVRERKREEVVATSLQLLARRLRQARQEAGISLRELAKRAGVAASTIQKIERGRLVPSVAVTVRLAEALGRRPSYFIDGHMADDVEVRLVPKGQGRVVASPGSPIFFERIAEPLAEPQMEAFRVVVQPGGHSGAETAIAYHGEEVVVCLRGQLLFEVAGQSYLLGPGDTLHFKGHLPHTWRNPGPEEAEMLMVCAFLSPGR
- a CDS encoding LLM class flavin-dependent oxidoreductase; this translates as MVDFGMLHLFEHPSGRTEKQVLEEQLDIMVQAEDYGFHSVWPAEHHFSEYGYCASPAVHLAYVAARTKRLRLGTGVVVLPLNHPIRVAEDYATLDLISGGRVELGLGRGYQPHEFKGYGVDQTKSRQIFYEGVEVLMRAWTQERFSYHGQFYQMEDLEVRPKPLQKPHPPIWMAALSDDSFALCGKYGFNLLTAFAFGADVTRIHNNIERWRQALQDGGRDPSQYRIGCLAMTYVAETTQQALEDFAEPVLWYYHTFAKYVAPPPGHPPIPTYELYTLTRDFVSSVTWEDLVRRGAVVVGSPDQVVDRIGQIVEATGISLYLAWIRIGGLDHKKVLRSMELMASRVMPQLKALGAAAG